A window of the Streptomyces finlayi genome harbors these coding sequences:
- a CDS encoding glycosyltransferase: MTALQLSVVVPCFNETEAIETFHAALLAALESLGDELEICYVDDGSTDGTRLLLGGLAALDKRVRYTAFSRNFGKEAAMLAGLRMSRGAAVVLMDADLQHPPELIPRMLELHRHGYDQVIPRRDRTGDGVLRNTLSHTYYALVRRCMDVEVVDGSGDFRLLSRRAVDSVLSLPESNRFSKGIFSWIGFDTVSFRYRNRERAAGQSKWGSRRLLNYGIDGLLSFNNRPLRLAIYTGFWVFVSAFVYALSTIVNVALNGADTPGYATLLTAVVALSGIQLVTLGVIGEYVGRIYHEAKHRPPYVVRETSESCPVLPSTPEPVVPGELSELAAGRSRTLRQFASFVLIGFANTAVYLGVYYVLNQMIPYLAAHAVGFTVSVIGSFLLNSYITVGTRPTWRGFVRFPLSSVINLVASGALLHFAVTQLDMDKNLAALVAGVLVTPVSFLLARWAITSGRREGTPPGRPDDDPAAEPPMIRSDSL, translated from the coding sequence ATGACTGCCCTTCAGCTGTCGGTCGTGGTGCCGTGTTTCAACGAGACCGAGGCGATCGAGACCTTCCATGCCGCCTTGCTCGCGGCCCTCGAGTCCTTGGGCGACGAGCTGGAAATCTGTTACGTGGACGACGGCAGCACCGACGGGACGAGACTGCTGCTCGGAGGCCTCGCAGCACTCGACAAGCGTGTCCGGTACACCGCCTTCAGCCGGAACTTCGGCAAGGAGGCGGCGATGCTCGCCGGACTCCGCATGTCCCGGGGCGCCGCGGTGGTGCTGATGGACGCGGACCTCCAGCACCCGCCGGAACTCATTCCCCGCATGCTGGAACTGCACCGGCACGGCTACGACCAGGTCATTCCCCGGCGCGACCGTACGGGTGACGGTGTGCTCCGCAACACCCTCAGCCACACCTACTACGCGCTGGTACGCCGCTGCATGGACGTGGAGGTCGTGGACGGCTCCGGGGACTTCCGGCTGCTGTCACGGCGGGCGGTGGACAGCGTGCTCTCGCTGCCGGAGAGCAACCGCTTCTCGAAGGGGATCTTCTCCTGGATCGGCTTCGACACGGTCAGCTTCCGCTACCGCAACAGGGAGCGCGCGGCCGGCCAGTCGAAGTGGGGCAGCAGAAGGCTGCTGAACTACGGCATCGACGGATTGCTGTCCTTCAACAACCGCCCGTTGAGACTCGCCATCTACACCGGATTCTGGGTCTTCGTCTCGGCGTTCGTCTACGCCCTGTCGACGATCGTGAACGTCGCGCTGAACGGTGCTGACACCCCTGGTTACGCCACCCTCCTCACGGCCGTCGTGGCACTCAGCGGAATTCAGCTGGTCACGCTCGGCGTCATCGGCGAATACGTGGGCCGCATCTACCACGAGGCGAAACACCGCCCACCGTATGTCGTACGGGAGACGAGCGAATCGTGCCCCGTGCTGCCCAGCACGCCTGAACCGGTTGTCCCGGGCGAACTGAGTGAACTCGCCGCCGGCCGGTCGCGCACCCTGCGCCAGTTCGCCTCGTTCGTTCTGATCGGCTTCGCGAACACGGCGGTGTACCTGGGCGTCTACTACGTGCTGAACCAGATGATCCCGTATCTGGCCGCCCATGCCGTGGGCTTCACCGTCAGTGTCATCGGCTCGTTCCTGCTGAACTCCTACATCACGGTGGGGACCAGGCCGACCTGGCGCGGTTTCGTGCGTTTCCCCCTGTCGAGCGTGATCAACCTGGTGGCATCCGGTGCCCTGCTCCATTTCGCGGTCACCCAGCTGGACATGGACAAGAACCTCGCGGCCCTGGTCGCGGGCGTGCTCGTCACACCGGTCTCCTTCCTGCTGGCCCGATGGGCGATCACCTCGGGCCGACGCGAGGGCACTCCGCCAGGCCGGCCGGACGACGACCCGGCAGCGGAGCCACCGATGATCAGGTCCGACAGTCTCTGA
- a CDS encoding YciI family protein, which yields MEFFCYHRDRPGSLPLRGELLEEHWSYMDGYAAEMIARGPSLTSDREAPTGSVHIVDLPDPAAARAFAFGEPGYQAGVYRDVLLRRWRNALGRTMWDFPGGGSGGNRYLVIGLGEGEAADLALPPDQDELIAYGPLLSDDGATWLGTAALVRAPDPDTARAVLTPDRYADIEVHDWQFGGRSS from the coding sequence ATGGAATTCTTCTGTTACCACCGCGACCGGCCTGGCTCCCTGCCACTGCGCGGCGAACTGCTGGAGGAGCACTGGTCCTACATGGACGGGTACGCGGCGGAGATGATCGCCCGCGGCCCGAGCCTCACGAGCGACCGCGAAGCCCCCACCGGCAGCGTGCACATCGTCGATCTGCCGGATCCCGCCGCCGCCCGGGCCTTCGCCTTCGGCGAGCCCGGCTACCAGGCGGGTGTGTACCGTGACGTGCTGCTGCGCCGGTGGCGCAACGCGTTGGGGCGCACCATGTGGGACTTCCCAGGCGGGGGGAGCGGCGGCAACCGGTACCTGGTGATCGGCCTCGGCGAGGGGGAGGCCGCCGATCTCGCCCTACCGCCGGACCAGGACGAGCTGATCGCGTACGGACCGCTGCTCTCCGACGACGGTGCCACCTGGCTGGGGACGGCGGCGCTGGTGCGGGCGCCGGACCCGGACACGGCGCGAGCCGTCCTCACACCGGACCGGTACGCCGACATCGAGGTGCACGACTGGCAGTTCGGTGGACGGTCGTCATGA
- a CDS encoding prolyl oligopeptidase family serine peptidase: MDDDPYLWLEDVEGRAALDWVAERNAETEAALTADAGFDSLKSRLREVLDASDRIPYPVRRGAFLYNFWRDAEHVRGVWRRTSPEQYRKDVPEWEILLDIDALRAAEGEKWVWAGARVRHPAYDRALVCLSRDGGDAFAVREFDLATRTFVDDGFQVGEAKTRIGWIDADTVFVGTDFGPGSLTDSGYPRTVRRWRRGTPLEEAAPVFEAETGDVSAWAWHDSTPGFERDFVARSLDFFRSETYLLAPDDTLVKIDVPDDARAYAHRRHLIVTLKSDWLGHRAGSLLAFGFDAFLAGDRTAEVLFAPDERTALDGHSWTRHHLILETMRDVSARIEVLTPGSGDGGTVGASDASGRGWTRKPLADVPPLSAVTVVDTDPDVSDEFYLDVSGFLQPSTLYRGETGADTELLKQVPARFDTTGLTVEQAFATSRDGTRIPYFVIGPDRTTTGPGPTLLYGYGGFEVSLTPHYGAMTGRAWLERGGTYVIANIRGGGEYGPVWHQAALGAERPRAFEDFAAVAADLVARGITTPAMLGAEGGSNGGLLMGAMLTRYPHLFGAIVTQVPLLDMLRFHKLLAGASWIAEYGDPDDEADRDHLRAISPYHQLRADREYPPVLLMTSTRDDRVHPGHARKTAARLRELGHEVLLYENTGGGHAGANDNEQSAHNSALVYTFLWQRLTPVDGPPGL; encoded by the coding sequence ATGGATGACGACCCGTACCTGTGGCTGGAAGACGTCGAGGGCCGAGCGGCACTCGACTGGGTGGCCGAGCGCAACGCCGAGACGGAGGCCGCGCTGACCGCCGACGCGGGCTTCGACTCACTCAAGAGCCGCCTGCGGGAGGTACTGGACGCATCGGACCGCATCCCGTACCCCGTCCGTCGTGGAGCGTTCCTCTACAACTTCTGGCGGGACGCCGAGCACGTACGCGGGGTGTGGCGGCGTACGTCACCGGAGCAGTACCGCAAGGACGTCCCGGAGTGGGAGATCCTTCTCGACATCGACGCCCTCCGCGCCGCAGAGGGCGAGAAGTGGGTGTGGGCCGGTGCGCGGGTGCGCCATCCCGCCTATGACCGCGCGTTGGTCTGTCTGTCGCGCGACGGCGGCGACGCCTTCGCGGTCCGCGAATTCGACCTCGCCACCCGGACCTTCGTCGATGACGGGTTCCAGGTGGGGGAGGCGAAGACGCGGATCGGCTGGATCGACGCCGACACCGTCTTCGTCGGTACGGACTTCGGCCCGGGCTCCCTGACGGACTCCGGCTATCCGCGCACGGTCCGCAGGTGGCGGCGCGGCACGCCCCTGGAGGAGGCCGCCCCCGTCTTCGAGGCCGAGACGGGAGACGTGTCCGCCTGGGCCTGGCACGACAGCACCCCCGGTTTCGAGAGGGACTTCGTCGCGCGTTCGCTGGACTTCTTCCGCAGCGAGACGTACCTCCTGGCGCCCGATGACACGCTCGTGAAGATCGACGTTCCCGACGACGCCCGCGCGTACGCCCATCGCCGGCATCTGATCGTCACCCTGAAGTCCGACTGGCTCGGACACCGAGCCGGTTCCCTGCTCGCGTTCGGCTTCGACGCCTTCCTGGCGGGTGACCGCACCGCGGAGGTGCTGTTCGCCCCGGACGAACGGACGGCACTGGACGGCCACTCATGGACCCGTCACCATCTGATCCTGGAGACGATGCGGGACGTCAGTGCCCGTATCGAGGTCCTCACGCCCGGTTCCGGCGATGGCGGCACCGTCGGAGCTTCGGACGCTTCCGGCCGCGGGTGGACGCGGAAGCCGCTCGCGGATGTTCCGCCCCTGTCGGCCGTCACGGTGGTGGACACGGACCCGGACGTCTCCGACGAGTTCTATCTGGACGTCTCCGGCTTCCTGCAGCCCTCCACCCTCTACCGGGGCGAGACGGGCGCGGACACGGAGTTGCTCAAGCAGGTGCCGGCCCGCTTCGACACCACGGGTCTGACGGTGGAGCAGGCGTTCGCGACGTCCCGGGACGGCACCCGGATCCCGTACTTCGTGATCGGCCCCGACCGCACCACCACCGGCCCGGGTCCCACCCTGCTCTACGGGTACGGTGGCTTCGAGGTCTCCCTCACCCCGCACTACGGAGCCATGACGGGCCGGGCCTGGCTGGAGCGCGGCGGCACGTACGTGATCGCCAACATTCGGGGTGGCGGCGAGTACGGACCCGTCTGGCATCAGGCCGCGCTCGGCGCCGAACGGCCGCGCGCCTTCGAGGACTTCGCGGCCGTAGCGGCGGACCTCGTCGCACGGGGCATCACGACCCCCGCGATGCTGGGCGCCGAGGGCGGAAGCAACGGCGGCCTCCTCATGGGCGCGATGCTCACCCGCTACCCGCACCTCTTCGGCGCCATCGTCACCCAGGTACCGCTGCTGGACATGCTCCGCTTCCACAAGCTCCTGGCCGGCGCCTCCTGGATCGCCGAGTACGGAGACCCGGACGACGAGGCGGACCGGGACCACCTCCGGGCGATCTCCCCGTACCACCAGCTCCGAGCGGACCGGGAATACCCACCGGTCCTCCTGATGACCTCCACCCGGGACGACCGTGTCCATCCCGGCCACGCACGTAAGACAGCAGCCCGTCTGCGCGAACTCGGCCACGAGGTCCTCCTGTACGAGAACACCGGCGGCGGGCACGCGGGCGCGAACGACAACGAGCAGTCCGCGCACAACAGCGCCCTGGTGTACACGTTCCTGTGGCAGCGGCTCACCCCGGTGGATGGTCCCCCGGGCCTCTGA
- a CDS encoding S1 family peptidase — translation MNLKRLSPLGSLANGTRLIAVATALLASAALAAPTSSAATTDGRATTAQLAVASDAVRGADVAGTAWYTDQATGRIVLTADSTVSAAEIAKIKKAAGDRAASLEIKRTPGTFNKLIAGGQAIYAGGGRCSLGFNVRSGSTYYALTAGHCTNIGSTWYTNSSNTTLLGTRTGSSFPNNDYGIIRHSNASAADGRVSLYNGSYRDITGAGNATVGQTVQRSGSTTGLRSGRVTGLNATVNYGGGDVVYGMIQTNVCAEPGDSGGSLFAGSTALGLTSGGSGNCSSGGTTFFQPVTEALSAYGVSVF, via the coding sequence GTGAACCTCAAGCGTCTGTCCCCCCTCGGCAGTCTCGCGAACGGCACACGGCTTATCGCCGTGGCCACCGCACTCCTGGCTTCCGCAGCGCTTGCCGCACCCACCTCGTCCGCGGCCACCACTGACGGCCGGGCCACCACCGCCCAGCTCGCCGTCGCCAGCGACGCCGTACGCGGAGCCGACGTGGCCGGCACCGCCTGGTACACCGACCAGGCGACCGGAAGAATCGTCCTCACCGCCGACTCCACCGTCTCCGCGGCCGAGATAGCCAAGATCAAGAAGGCGGCCGGCGACCGGGCCGCCTCCCTGGAGATCAAGCGCACCCCCGGCACCTTCAACAAGCTCATCGCGGGCGGCCAGGCCATCTACGCGGGCGGCGGACGCTGCTCGCTCGGCTTCAACGTCCGCAGCGGCAGCACCTACTACGCGCTGACCGCGGGTCACTGCACCAACATCGGCAGCACCTGGTACACCAACTCCAGCAACACCACGCTGCTCGGCACCCGTACGGGCTCCAGCTTCCCGAACAACGACTACGGCATCATCCGCCACTCCAACGCCTCGGCGGCGGACGGCCGTGTCTCCCTCTACAACGGCAGCTACCGCGACATCACCGGCGCGGGCAACGCCACCGTGGGCCAGACGGTCCAGCGCAGCGGCAGCACCACGGGCCTCCGCAGCGGAAGGGTCACGGGCCTCAACGCGACCGTCAACTACGGCGGCGGCGACGTCGTCTACGGCATGATCCAGACCAACGTCTGCGCCGAGCCGGGCGACAGCGGCGGCTCGCTGTTCGCCGGCAGCACCGCTCTCGGCCTCACCTCGGGCGGCAGCGGCAACTGCTCCAGCGGTGGTACCACGTTCTTCCAGCCGGTGACCGAGGCGCTCAGCGCGTACGGCGTCAGCGTCTTCTAG
- a CDS encoding hemerythrin domain-containing protein, which translates to MTHGTGVIAEIRADHREAQERIARLEALPVEDLRCRALADELTALLVRTAVAEETHVYPVVRERLGNGRELADQEVSAHTRIEEILKELEDLEADDPRFTEGLSTLKSVVSAQALDEEVRLLPELARACSEQELNTLGQLVRRTKETAPTRPHPSLPTAPPAITFVAPGVGFVDRLRDTLSGRPH; encoded by the coding sequence ATGACGCACGGCACCGGCGTGATCGCGGAAATCCGGGCCGACCACCGTGAGGCCCAAGAACGCATCGCACGCCTCGAAGCGCTGCCCGTGGAGGATCTGCGGTGCCGCGCGCTGGCGGACGAGTTGACAGCGCTGCTGGTGCGGACGGCGGTCGCCGAGGAGACGCATGTCTATCCGGTGGTGCGCGAGCGTCTCGGGAACGGCCGGGAGCTCGCCGACCAGGAGGTGTCCGCCCACACCCGCATCGAGGAGATCCTCAAGGAACTCGAAGACCTGGAGGCCGACGACCCGCGCTTCACCGAAGGGCTGAGCACGCTGAAGTCGGTGGTCTCCGCCCAAGCCCTTGACGAGGAGGTACGTCTGCTCCCGGAGCTGGCCCGCGCCTGTTCGGAGCAGGAACTCAACACGCTTGGGCAGCTGGTACGGCGTACGAAGGAGACGGCACCGACCCGCCCGCATCCCTCACTGCCCACCGCACCACCCGCCATCACGTTCGTGGCGCCCGGAGTCGGATTCGTCGACCGGCTCCGCGACACACTGAGCGGACGCCCGCACTGA
- a CDS encoding IS4 family transposase encodes MGHLGELTQVVPFDLVDEALASAGGLQQRVRRLPSRVVVYLLLAGALFTGLGWTGIWSRLTASLPAPLPVPAGSSITAAMRRVGPKPLKALFDLVKGPAAVTATQTTRFAGRLVVAIDGTQLALPDTPANLAVFPKAKAGQNGPSGYPMLRLVTLVACGTRTLMDAVFGTDATGELTYARDLITTAGTTGALRPGTLLLGDRNFSATAFVRTVASTGADFLIRAKTHSTALKLPILRRLPDGTFLSRIGEVTVRVIDATITLAPTDGADKRPATHSTYRLVTSLLDPDEAPATALVRLYRERWEIETSYCELKSTILGGRVLRGRYPAAVTQETWALLVAYQALRTAMSDAVLHRPNIDPDRTAFTIALNTARDQIIRAAGIIPHTRIDLVGRIGTAILNGLLPARRDRSRPRVKKRAISSKYRAVGRNIDHRTHRTTVHIEINALPSPPDG; translated from the coding sequence GTGGGGCACTTGGGCGAGTTGACCCAGGTTGTCCCGTTCGATCTCGTCGACGAGGCACTCGCATCCGCAGGTGGTCTGCAGCAGCGGGTTCGACGGCTGCCGTCGCGGGTGGTGGTCTACCTCCTGCTCGCAGGCGCACTGTTCACCGGGCTCGGCTGGACCGGGATCTGGTCCCGGCTGACCGCCTCACTGCCCGCGCCGCTGCCCGTGCCAGCGGGTTCATCGATCACGGCCGCGATGCGACGGGTCGGCCCCAAACCATTGAAAGCACTGTTCGACCTGGTCAAAGGCCCCGCAGCGGTGACCGCGACACAGACGACACGGTTCGCGGGCAGGCTGGTCGTCGCGATCGACGGAACCCAGCTCGCCCTGCCGGACACACCCGCGAACCTCGCGGTGTTCCCCAAGGCGAAGGCAGGACAGAACGGGCCGTCCGGATACCCGATGCTGCGCCTGGTCACGCTGGTGGCCTGCGGGACCCGAACCCTCATGGACGCCGTCTTCGGCACCGACGCGACCGGCGAGCTGACCTACGCCCGAGACCTGATCACCACCGCGGGCACGACCGGAGCACTACGGCCCGGGACGCTGCTTCTGGGTGACCGGAACTTCTCAGCCACCGCCTTCGTGCGCACGGTCGCGTCCACGGGCGCGGACTTCCTCATCCGCGCCAAGACCCACAGCACCGCGCTCAAGCTGCCGATCCTGCGTCGTCTGCCCGACGGAACGTTCCTGTCCCGCATAGGCGAAGTCACCGTCCGCGTCATCGACGCCACCATCACCCTCGCCCCCACCGACGGCGCCGACAAGCGTCCCGCCACCCACAGCACCTACCGGCTCGTCACCAGTCTGCTCGACCCCGACGAGGCACCCGCCACCGCTCTGGTCAGGCTCTACCGCGAACGCTGGGAGATCGAGACCAGCTACTGCGAGCTGAAATCGACCATCCTCGGCGGCAGAGTCCTGCGCGGCCGCTACCCGGCAGCCGTCACCCAGGAAACCTGGGCGCTTCTGGTCGCCTACCAGGCACTACGCACCGCGATGAGCGACGCCGTCCTGCACCGGCCCAACATCGACCCCGACCGCACCGCATTCACCATCGCGCTGAACACGGCACGTGACCAGATCATCCGTGCCGCCGGCATCATCCCCCACACCAGGATCGACCTCGTCGGCCGGATCGGCACCGCCATACTCAACGGCCTCCTACCCGCCCGCCGAGACCGGTCCCGGCCCCGCGTGAAGAAACGAGCGATCAGCTCCAAGTACCGCGCCGTCGGCCGCAACATCGACCACCGCACCCACAGGACCACCGTCCACATCGAGATCAACGCATTGCCAAGCCCACCGGACGGCTAA
- a CDS encoding STAS domain-containing protein: MEDIGVTVTFRTVFQHTGSSVLVSASGDLDAAAEPSLARTLDSVPPRTAVVIFDMQGVPFMDSAGLLLFLDLHLRAECRKLRVLVVGWQAQPQQVMEALAELPGGGGYPRERAALIGFRRMVQDRSERQLARRAAAESGPRVQPLRHGDR, translated from the coding sequence ATGGAGGACATAGGTGTGACAGTCACTTTCAGAACAGTGTTTCAACACACCGGGAGTTCGGTTCTGGTGAGTGCCTCAGGGGATCTGGATGCTGCTGCGGAGCCCTCTCTCGCACGCACGCTCGACAGCGTGCCGCCGCGCACCGCCGTGGTGATCTTCGACATGCAGGGCGTGCCCTTCATGGACTCGGCCGGCCTGCTGCTCTTCCTCGACCTGCATCTGCGGGCGGAATGCCGAAAGCTCAGGGTCCTCGTCGTCGGCTGGCAGGCACAGCCGCAGCAGGTGATGGAAGCCCTGGCGGAGCTGCCGGGCGGCGGCGGATACCCGCGCGAACGCGCCGCGCTCATCGGTTTCCGCCGGATGGTCCAGGACCGGTCCGAGCGGCAGCTCGCCCGGAGGGCCGCCGCGGAATCCGGCCCCCGCGTACAGCCCCTCCGGCACGGCGACCGCTAG
- a CDS encoding catalase: MTDEKQKQRDSVRAPDPSDGPLTTDQGVAVEHTDDSLTVGDRGPTLLEDFHFREKITRFDHERIPERVVHARGAGAYGFFQPYASCADFTRAAFLQDPSLRTPVFVRFSTVQGPRGSADTVRDVRGFATKFYTPEGNYDLVGNNFPVFFIQDGIKFPDFVHAVKPEPHNEIPTGASAHDTLWDFVSLQPETLHTIMWLMSDRAIPRSYRMMQGFGVHTFRFVNAAGHGTFVKFHWKPKLGVHSLVWDEAQEIQGRDPDFNRRDLWDTIEAGQYPEWELGVQLIPEEDEHSFDFDLLDATKIVPEEQVPVRPIGRMVLNRNPDNFFAETEQVAFHTANVVPGIDFTNDPLLQARNFSYLDTQLLRLGGPNFAHIPVNRPVAGVRNNQRDGFHQEQIHTGTNYTPNSLGAGCPVLASTDAGAYRHLTEQVDGQKIRRRSPSFDNHYLQAALFWRSMSDWEQQHIIDAFRFELGKVSAKDVRARTVEQLTLVSADLAKAVAEGVGVHAPEGSQTPTPEPSPALSLENNKGDGSIATRQIAVLVTDGVDDAQVTALKEALTAEGAIVELLAPQDGTVRTAGGGTLPVDRALPTVAAVLYDAVLLPDGAQFSDDPVRRFVRNSYRHGKPIGAYGEAASALEELLPAAVTGPGVNDHGVITAPAGDDGFGTAFAAAVGKHRFWDRPPLA; the protein is encoded by the coding sequence ATGACTGACGAGAAGCAGAAGCAGCGGGACAGCGTACGTGCGCCCGACCCGTCGGACGGACCGCTCACGACCGACCAGGGTGTGGCCGTCGAGCACACGGACGACTCGCTCACGGTCGGTGACCGCGGTCCCACACTGCTGGAGGACTTCCACTTCCGGGAGAAGATCACCCGGTTCGACCATGAACGGATTCCCGAGCGGGTGGTCCATGCCCGGGGGGCGGGCGCCTACGGCTTCTTCCAGCCCTACGCATCCTGCGCCGACTTCACCCGTGCGGCCTTCCTGCAGGACCCCTCCCTGCGTACCCCGGTCTTCGTGCGGTTCTCGACGGTGCAGGGCCCGCGCGGTTCGGCCGACACGGTCCGTGACGTACGCGGATTCGCCACGAAGTTCTACACGCCCGAAGGCAACTACGACCTGGTGGGGAACAACTTCCCGGTCTTCTTCATCCAGGACGGAATCAAGTTCCCGGACTTCGTGCACGCGGTGAAGCCCGAACCCCACAACGAGATCCCCACCGGTGCGTCGGCGCACGACACGCTCTGGGACTTCGTCTCCCTTCAGCCGGAGACCCTGCACACGATCATGTGGCTGATGTCGGACCGGGCGATCCCGCGCAGCTACCGCATGATGCAGGGCTTCGGCGTACACACCTTCCGCTTCGTGAATGCCGCCGGGCACGGCACGTTCGTGAAATTCCACTGGAAGCCCAAGCTGGGCGTCCACTCGCTCGTCTGGGACGAGGCACAGGAGATCCAGGGCCGCGACCCGGACTTCAACCGGCGTGACCTCTGGGACACCATCGAGGCCGGCCAGTACCCGGAATGGGAACTGGGCGTGCAGCTCATCCCGGAGGAGGACGAGCACTCGTTCGACTTCGACCTGCTCGACGCCACGAAGATCGTGCCCGAGGAGCAGGTTCCGGTCCGTCCCATCGGACGCATGGTCCTCAACCGCAACCCGGACAACTTCTTCGCGGAAACGGAACAGGTGGCCTTCCACACCGCCAACGTGGTGCCCGGCATCGACTTCACCAACGACCCGCTGCTTCAGGCACGGAACTTCTCCTACCTGGACACGCAGTTGCTCAGGTTGGGCGGACCGAACTTCGCCCACATCCCCGTCAACCGGCCCGTCGCCGGAGTGCGCAACAATCAGCGCGACGGCTTCCACCAGGAGCAGATCCACACCGGGACCAACTACACACCGAACTCCCTGGGCGCGGGATGCCCGGTCCTCGCCTCCACCGACGCCGGCGCGTACCGGCACCTCACCGAGCAGGTCGACGGACAGAAGATCCGCCGTCGCAGTCCCAGCTTCGACAACCACTACCTCCAGGCCGCGCTGTTCTGGCGCAGCATGTCGGACTGGGAACAGCAGCACATCATCGACGCGTTCCGTTTCGAGCTCGGAAAGGTCTCGGCGAAGGACGTCCGCGCCCGGACCGTCGAGCAGCTGACCCTCGTGTCGGCGGACCTCGCCAAGGCCGTTGCCGAGGGCGTCGGTGTGCACGCCCCCGAGGGATCGCAGACCCCGACGCCCGAGCCCTCACCGGCGCTGAGCCTGGAGAACAACAAGGGTGACGGCTCGATCGCCACCCGGCAGATCGCCGTGCTGGTCACCGATGGCGTCGACGACGCCCAGGTCACCGCCCTCAAGGAGGCGCTCACCGCGGAGGGCGCCATCGTCGAACTGCTGGCGCCCCAGGACGGCACGGTCCGCACCGCGGGGGGAGGGACGCTCCCCGTGGACCGGGCGCTGCCCACGGTGGCCGCCGTGCTCTACGACGCGGTCCTGCTGCCGGACGGCGCACAGTTCTCCGACGACCCCGTCCGCAGGTTCGTCCGTAACTCCTACCGCCACGGCAAGCCCATCGGCGCGTACGGGGAAGCGGCCTCCGCCCTGGAGGAGTTGCTGCCGGCGGCCGTTACCGGCCCCGGAGTCAACGACCACGGTGTGATCACCGCACCGGCCGGCGACGACGGCTTCGGTACGGCCTTCGCGGCGGCGGTCGGCAAGCACAGGTTCTGGGACCGTCCGCCTCTCGCCTGA
- a CDS encoding glycosyltransferase yields MHPLAGRADIPLVHVTHFNRLMWNNGRAPTSVIEHGIIDPGHLWTGTEPRAAVVVNEPVRRGRTTGTDLLPGFAAAAPLDVFGVGTEGLARHLGPARDLCRTADLPQSALHPRHGALPGLSAPGAVDLCGVDTTHFSPSPVGDRRSGVPFRLLSVGRLVPRKGFDRAIKTLAAVPNTELLIAGGPEAPLLFADPEAERLRKIAFEHGVAERVRLLGCVPQDVMPRLMSSADLLLSLPRYEPFGIVPIEATACGTPVLATAVGGQLDTVVDGVTGALVPPVEIPGHDLAATIRSLLDDPARRARYGAAGRTHALARYTWDEVADGVARVYAQLSPVPEPSEVAR; encoded by the coding sequence GTGCACCCGCTCGCCGGCCGGGCGGACATCCCGCTCGTCCACGTCACCCACTTCAACCGGCTGATGTGGAACAACGGCCGTGCACCGACCAGCGTGATCGAGCACGGGATCATCGACCCGGGCCACCTCTGGACGGGCACCGAGCCCCGGGCGGCGGTCGTCGTCAACGAGCCCGTGCGGCGCGGCCGTACGACCGGCACCGACCTGCTGCCCGGCTTCGCGGCCGCGGCACCGCTCGACGTCTTCGGCGTGGGAACGGAAGGGCTCGCCCGCCACCTGGGGCCGGCGAGGGATCTCTGCCGAACGGCAGACCTCCCGCAGAGCGCCCTTCACCCCCGCCATGGCGCGCTGCCGGGGCTATCCGCACCCGGCGCGGTGGACCTCTGCGGGGTCGACACCACCCACTTCTCACCCTCACCCGTCGGCGACCGGCGGTCCGGAGTTCCCTTCCGGCTCCTGTCCGTCGGCAGGCTCGTCCCCCGCAAGGGGTTCGACCGCGCGATCAAGACCCTGGCGGCCGTGCCGAACACCGAGCTGCTGATCGCGGGCGGCCCCGAAGCACCCCTCCTGTTCGCCGACCCGGAGGCCGAACGGCTCCGCAAGATCGCGTTCGAGCACGGGGTGGCGGAGCGGGTACGCCTGCTCGGCTGCGTACCGCAGGACGTGATGCCGCGGTTGATGTCCAGCGCCGACCTGCTGCTCTCCCTGCCGCGCTACGAGCCGTTCGGCATCGTCCCCATCGAGGCGACGGCCTGCGGCACGCCCGTCCTGGCCACGGCCGTCGGCGGCCAGCTGGACACGGTGGTCGACGGTGTGACCGGCGCCCTGGTGCCGCCCGTCGAGATCCCAGGCCACGACCTCGCGGCCACGATCAGGTCCCTGCTCGACGACCCGGCCAGGCGAGCCCGTTACGGAGCCGCGGGCCGGACCCACGCGCTGGCCCGGTACACCTGGGACGAGGTGGCCGACGGGGTCGCACGCGTCTACGCCCAGCTCAGCCCCGTTCCCGAGCCTTCGGAGGTGGCACGATGA